One Aegilops tauschii subsp. strangulata cultivar AL8/78 chromosome 7, Aet v6.0, whole genome shotgun sequence genomic window carries:
- the LOC141027489 gene encoding uncharacterized protein, protein MVAGAVAGRMAVNAIVNIAALALCIKQTFMDSAYNDGGELVFHNFSLAAKSVSCSKLFITAYHAVHTEGSEMFGLVCLLGFFLLSYAITTHLKMDHKAWAKTRIIGMATLMASGVFLLCRGMLIPKDHAWHTIAVQTIIILIVFLEACVLLLAQIKENGDTQHLLPDLLMKSVETSINIYRLNDFMQQKRNPWDAEKILHLVGSGMSVLIGAYQIGWIIYKVGIKYQVIEWLRKLPQVYTGKEEQATGAAIKDDRDADVAEKAVAKGEVEMV, encoded by the exons ATGGTGGCCGGAGCTGTTGCCGGGAGGATGGCCGTGAACGCCATCGTCAACATTGCCGCTCTTGCTCTTTGCATCAAACAGAC GTTCATGGATTCAGCATACAATGATGGCGGCGAGTTAGTCTTCCACAATTTCTCCCTGGCAGCCAAGTCGGTCAGCTGTTCCAAGCTGTTCATCACAGCATATCATGCTGTTCACACCGAGGGATCTGAGATGTTTGGGTTGGTGTGCTTATTGGGCTTCTTCCTTCTCTCCTATGCTATCACGACTCATCTCAAAATGGATCACAAAGCTTGGGCCAAGACGAGG ATTATCGGCATGGCAACCTTAATGGCGTCCGGAGTTTTCTTGCTCTGTCGTGGCATGCTTATCCCAAAAGATCATGCTTGGCACACTATTGCGGTTCAAACCATCATCATTCTTATAGTCTTTCTCGAGGCATGTGTGCTTCTACTTGCCCAG ATAAAGGAGAATGGAGACACTCAACACTTGCTCCCCGATCTGCTCATGAAATCGGTCGAGACATCCATCAACATCTACCGATTGAACGATTTCATGCAACAAAAGCGCAACCCGTGGGATGCAGAGAAGATACTTCATTTG GTGGGGAGTGGCATGTCCGTGTTGATTGGAGCGTACCAGATCGGCTGGATCATATACAAGGTGGGCATCAAATATCAGGTGATCGAATGGCTCAGAAAGCTCCCTCAAGTTTACACCGGGAAAGAAGAGCAAGCCACTGGAGCTGCCATCAAGGACGACAGAGATGCAGACGTGGCTGAGAAGGCGGTGGCGAAAGGAGAAGTTGAGATGGTGTGA